The Paraflavitalea devenefica DNA segment AAGTGATCGCTTACAATGACTTCGTTCAATATGGTTCAGAATCTGCCGCCCGCGAAGTAGGTAAGCTGCGCATTGAAGGCAAGGAATACATCGTGAAGGATGGCGATGTGATGCACTTTAGGTTTAACGTCTAAGCCGGTAAATAAAAAATGTCAGTAAGGAGGGCTTGGTGTAGCTGTTTAGGCGGCTGCGCTAAGCCCTCCTCGTTTATTTTACAGCCACCGACCGTATTTTCCGAAGTATATTGTTAAATATTTGTTAATAGCGCTTGTTATACCAGAATAATTAGATTTCTGTAAAAGTGTGATAACGCTATCTTATGTAAAAAAAAGTCATTCTTTCCCACGGCATAGCCGCGCTGCCTCCTGCCCGTCCCCCTCCTGCATCAAAAAATAATATCTTACTTTATATAGGTATGAGACTAACCGTTAGTATCATACTGTTGGGCCTAAACCAAAACCATTAACCTTGATCCTGCATGAGAAAATTGATTGGCCTATCCTGTGCCGGCATACCAGGCTGTGTGTGTTGCTATTGCTGGTATTTCTAAACGGCTATCCTCAATCCTCTTCTCCGGCCGGCATCACAGCTCCCATCAGCCGGCAAAACATAGACACGTTTCCCGATCCTCTTACCTTATACGATTCCATTAGCTGGCAGTACAGGGGTGCCTGTAAAGGACTTAACATAGCGTGGTATGTATTGCCGCCCGCCAAACAACCTGCACCACCTGTCACCAATACCAGCCTGCCAATAGTACCAGTGGCTTCCAAACGGGTTCCCTTATTAACTGTTCATGGCAATGTGCAGTATAACTTCCTGTACCGCTCATTTGTGGATACGCCCTTCTCTCAAAACAATTTTCAGCAGCATACCATCCAAACCTTTCTCACGATCACAGTGAAGGATAAGTATCCGCTTAAAGTGAACCTGTCTCAACGTATCAGCAACTCGCCTTATTTCAGGAACTTCTTAGACCTCCATGCACAATTCGACCGGTTTGCTTATCTGAGGAATGCCAGGCAGCAACTACTGGACCGCCTTGCGGGTATGCACGGGCAACGTCCCGATCTTGCCAAAGCTGAGAAAGCATTAAAGGAACTCATTGATCAATATAATGCGCTCAAAAGCAGGTTGAGCGGCGGGGATGTATTGCAACGGATCGTGGAAGAGCGGGAAAGGAACTATCACCGGCAAGCCCGGTCCCGTAGCGAAGGGCCACCCCTGGCTGCGTCAGGCATAGACCTGCCGGCTTTTGATCAGCAACAATTATACAAAATGGGAAGCCGGGTAAAAACAAAGCCAGCATCGCTTCAGCAGGCCGACAGCAGCTATACCCAATTTATTGATCAGCAAAAAAAAGAACTGGATAGCCTGCAACAAAAAATGGTGAGGCTTCAATCGTCTACAGACAGCCTGAGGAATGCCCTTAACAAAAGCCTTATCCAACTGAACCAACAGGTATACAAAGCTACTTCCCTGGCAGACCTGAACAGGATTGAAAGAGAGAATGGCCTGCAACGCGAAAAGCCCAAAGGCATAGATCGCTTTTTGACCAACCTGAAAAGCATTGGCATAGGCAGGTCGGTGGTCAACTATTCAGAACTCACTGCCTGGAATGTATCGCTAACCGGGTTTAATATGGAATACACCCCTGGTATCTATACAGCGATAGCGGCAGGCAAAATAGATTATGGCTTCCGGGACTTTCTGGGCAGGAACTCCCGGCAAAAAGGGCAAAACTTCCTGATGGGGCGTGTTGGCATCGGCAATATAGAAAAGAAAGCCCTCATCTTCTCGGCCTTTACCGGCAGGAAATACAATTATGGAAGCGTTATCTCCGACACCGTGTCCAGTTATGTAAACCTGGCCGGCTATTCGGTAGAAGCCATCTTTAAGAAAGATGAAAACACGGGCTTCAGCGCTGAGATAGCCAAGACTACCAAACCGGTGAGCGGTCCCTTGCGGAACAGTGATGGCATGAAAAGCCTGTGGCAGTTTAGCGATAATGCCAACCTTGGCATCAGCCTCAAAGGGCAAACGCTTATACCCAAAACCGGCACCCGCCTGAGCGGTCTATACCGGAAAACCGGTGAAAGCTTTCAATCCTTCAGCCTGTTTACCTACAACACCGATCAAACGGCGTGGTCGCTAAAGGCGGACCAGCCCTTCTTTAAAAATAGAGTAAGCATAGTGGGTATGCTGCGCAGGAATGATTTCATCAGTCCCTTTACGGAAAAGACATTTAAAACCAGCACTGTTTTTAAAAGCATACAGGTTAATGTACGTATCCCGAAATGGCCGGTAGTAAGCGCGGGTTACTATCCCGGCACACAACTGTACATCGTAGACAAAGAAAGGATCCGGGAAAACGCTTATTATATGTTTAATGGCTCCCTGTTATACCAGTATGCCGTTGGCAATACCAGGATGCTTTCTTCACTCATCTACAACAGGTATTCAGGTAAAGGGACCGACTCCGGCTTCATAGCGTATACGGGCGTCAGTTATATGGCATCCCACACCGTGCTATTCCATAAAGTGCAGTTACAAGGTGTGTATGTTTTTACCGACCAGGAGCAAATGCAGTTCTATACCCTCGAAGCCAACGCAGATTATTCACTGACCAATTGGCTGCAGACAGGAGCTGGTATTAAATACAACAAAATAGCAGGAGGAAAAGCATACAACGGAAGCCGTGGCAGCCTTTGCATTGACATTAAAAAACTGGGCGGCTTACGGTTGCAATACGAGAAGTCGTATTTGCCAACGATCTGGCAAACATTGTATCCTGTAGAAACAGGTACGGTATCATGGTTTAAATATTTCTGATATGAGCAAAAAACTGATCAACTTTTTATTCTTTTTTTCGCCGCTCCTAATGCAGGCGCAAATAACGGTGAATGTCATATTACCGCCGGCAGGCATGGTGCAAAAAGATCAGTTATGGAACCTGGCCCTGGTCAATAACTACAACACACAATTTGAGATCAACATCCTGTTCACGCTACAGGATGCAGTAACCGGTCAGTCAGTATTATCAGCCGGCACGAGGAGCATATCCCTGGGCAAAGGATTAAAAGTATTACAAGCCCGCGATGTGCAACCTGTTCAATACAACCATGCCGCAGCAGGGTTTACCGGCAACTTCCTCCCGCTGGGTTCTTACCTCGCCTGTTATACCATCAGCAGGATACAGGGTGATGGCACAGAAACATTAGCCAATGAATGTGTGCGCCTCAACATCAGTCCCTTAAGCCCGCCCCTGCTGAATACGCCTGCGGATAAATCGGTCATCAACTCCACCTATCCGCAATTTACCTGGCTGCCTCCTACCCCGCTTGATATGTTTGACAACCTGCAGTATGATATCAGTGTGGCAGAAGTGATGCCTGGTCAGTCCCCTGCCGAAGCCATCCTGTACAATACACCCAAATATGTATCGGGCCGCCTGAAACTGCCGTATGAAAGTTATCCTTCTACTTATACAAAGCTGGAAGCGGGTAAAACCTATTCCTGGCAGGTCACTGCCAGGAACGGCGATTCCTATGCGGCTGCTACGGAAGTGTGGACATTTAGGGTAGTCAATGATTCGGTTCAGCAAACAACGGCAGTGGCCAGTTATATCCAGTTGAAAAATAAACAGGAACGTTCCGGCATCAACTATATAACCGGTAAAGAACTGCACATCAAATACTATGCTTACGATCCCAACAGAACAACAGCTATAAGGATACTGGATAGGAATAAAGCAGTATTACTGGAGCAAAAGCGCGACCTGGTATATGGAGACAATTTCATCAGCCTCAAACTGGATAACAGGTTCCACAAGGGACAGGTATACCAGGTAGAAATAACCGACTTAAACAACAATACTTATACAGCGGCATTCGGCATACAATAACCACCCCTAACCGGATTCATTATGATTCAATTACTGGCAGCAAAATACAACAGGCATATTGCCTATATCCTTCTCCTGATCTTTATGAGCAGCCTGGCTCCTGTATATGGGAATGTTGGCGTTAGCAGGAGGCCGTATAATACTAACAGGATCACTGATAAAAAGAGGGTCGTCAATAAGGTGCACGTGTTCGGCCCTTCGGCAATGCCCGGGCCGGTAACAACGCGAAAAGGTAGTGCGCCGCACAAACAGACAACGCCTGGCGTGATAACAGCTATTAAAAGCGCGGATATCGGCGGACCCAGCCAACCCGAAATGTCGTCCTTCCAGGCTGCCGGCGCCGGTAATATGGTAAACCTTTTTACGGGTGATTTCAGTTATAATATTCCCCTGCTGGATGTAGGCGGCTACCCGGTGAACATCTTTTACGATGGTTCAGTGAGTATGGAACAGGAGGCAAGCTGGGTGGGGCTCGGGTGGAACATCAACCCCGGCAACATCAACCGGAATATGCGGGGCGTGCCGGATGATTTTAACGGCAAGGATACCCTGATACAGATACAGCAAATGAAACCCAATAAAACCTGGGGCGTGAACCTGGCCGGGGATATCGAAATAGTCGGATTAAAAACCATGCCCGATTGGTTGTCCGTTTCCATAGGGGCCAGCCTCGGACTTTCAGTCAATAACTATCTCGGGCCAGCCCTTGACTTTGGACTAAAGGGAGGCGTAGGCATCAAGATCGCCGGAAAAGCAAAGGCCGAGAAAAGTGGCGATTCTACAGCGTCGCTGAAAATTGGCGCCGGCATAGGCGCTAATGTTAATTCCCGGGCGGGGTTTACCCTCTCGCCCAATGTGTCGTTGACGGCAACGCATTTTGTCAACAACGGGAAACTTACCAATGGGTTATCATTGGGTACCAGTTATAATTCACGGAATGGTATCAAGGCTTTACAGATCAGTGAGCAAATGAGCTTTAACGCAAAGGAACCGAAAGGAACATTGAAAATGAGCAAAGATAAACTGAGCGGCTGGACCACGACGAGAGACCACTCTTCTTCGCTTAGTGCATCATTGGCCAGCACCTCCATCAGCTTTACCAAACCCAGCTATATCCCGGCTCTTCGTATGCCGTTGACTAACCAGGCCTGGTCGGGACACTTCCAGTTGGGTGGAGCCATATGGGGCCTGTATGGTTCAGCGGAAATAGAAGTATACGGGCAGTCATCCTCCGTAGCCGCAGGGGATGTAACGCAAAGAAAGCCCATGGTGGGTTACCTGTATTATGAAAATGCGCAGGGTAATCCGGCGGCCGTCATGGACTTTACCCGGCTGAACGATAAAGAGGTGACTTCTGTTACGCCGATCATCTCTGCGCCTCAATACAGCTATGATGTTTTTTCTATCCAGGGCGAAGGCACGGGCGGTTCTATCAGGGCCTACCGCAACGACCATGGTTATGTGCGCGACAACTATACCGGTTCAAAAGATAAGAGCCTCAGCTTCGGGCTGGATATCGGCATACCCGGTCATATTGGCGTCAACTTCAATACCATTAAAACACCTACCACCATTGGAGAATGGGACCAAGGCAACCTGCTGAGGGCAGGCCTGGGCTTCAAAAAAAGTGACACTACCTGGGAAAATGTGTATTTCCGCAATCCCGGGGAGATCAGCGTACTGCACGACCAGCAATTCAATAAAGTAGGTGGAACAGACCTCGTACGGTTTCGCCTCGGTGGTACCAAGGTCAACCCCACCGTAGAACCGGTATTGGAACGGTTCTCTGCCGACAACAAACTGACCGGCACCCTGAATATGGTAGCCACCGCAGAACCGGCAGAACGCAAGAAAAGAACACAGGTGACCAGTTTTTTAACAGCCTTTGACGCTTCCAAAGTGGGGCTCGATACCGCCATAAAGAATTACGACAACCAGAATATCCTCGATGCCTCAAAGAACCTTGTCTTTACCAATATTCCCAGGGTAGGTGGCTACCGGAAGGCACATCATCTATCACAGATCAATGTTACAGAAACCGATGGCAAAAGATACGTGTATGGTATCCCGGTATATAATATCCGGCAGAAAGACTTTACGTTCTCTATAGATGGAGAAACGGCGGAAGACCTGATCCCTTTTAACCCAGCCGATGCCACGCCCCAATCGGGCCTGCTGGGGTCAGGCAGTAACGTGGATGGCTTCCTGCAGATTACGGAAACGCCGGCCTACGCCCACTCCTTTTTATTGTCGGGATTACTGTCGCCAGACTATGTAGATGTTACCGGCAATGGCATTACCGAAGATGACCTGGGCGGCGCAGTAAAATTCAATTACACAAAGATCAATGGAGTACATAAATGGCGTACGCCGCTGACCTCCGACCGGAAAGCCAATTTTAATTCGGGCAATCTTACCTATAAGAAGGACAACAAGGGCATTGTGTCGTATGGCGAACGGGAATCCTGGTACCTGCATTCGCTGGAATCAAAAAGTATGATCGCCTTTTTCATCCTGGGCGACCGGGCCGACGGGAAAGGAGCATTGGATTCTTTGCAGGGCATTAATTACAGCGACGCTTCCATGAAGCGGCTTGCCAGGATTGACCTGTACAATAAAGCTGATTTGAAGAAGAATGGATTACAGAATGCCAGACCAGTAAAATCTGTTCACTTTCAATACAGCTACCGGCTTTGCGCCAATACACCCGCCAATAATAACAGCTACAGTGAAACCATTGACGGTTATGAAGTGAATACCAAAAAAGGAAAGCTGACCCTCGACAAGATCTATTTCACCTTCAATGGACAGTCAAGGGCCAACAAGAATCAATATGTATTTTATTATGGCTCCGATACCTCCGGGCCTAATAATCCTGCTTATGAATTCAATGCGTCAGACCGCTGGGGCAGCTACAAGCCCAGGAGCATGAACCCTGACAATATGAAGAATGCCGATTATCCCTACGCTATCCAGCCAAAGACGGAAGCTGCCACCCAGCAGGTACAGCAGCAGGCGGGCGCCTGGGCATTGAAAAAAATACTGTTGCCATCCGGCAGCCAGTTAGAAGTACAATATGAAAGTGATGACTATGCTTTTGTGCAGAACCGCCGGGCTACCGCCATGATGGAGATTGTAGGATTTGGCAAAGACAATATCCCCATGACGAATAAACTGTACGATACTTACTGGCCTACTACACCGGGCAGTAATGGGCTGGCCGGACTTACCGATAATGACCGGGTATATGTAAAGGTGCCCGCTGCCTGCAGCACCAGGACTGAAGTGTATGAAAAATACCTGCGCACGATAATACCGCAGCAAGTCAGTCAACTGGCTTTTAAGCTGGCCGTGAACATGCCGAAAGGTGTGGAATATGTGACTTCGTATGCTACGGTAGCCGACTATGGTGTAGTGAATACCAGTGATACAATATGGATACAATTAAACCCCATCGAGGGTATCAGTCCTTTATCGTTAACAGCCGTCGAATACCTGCGGGAACAACTGCCGGGCCAGGCCTTCCCTGGTTATGATGTTTCGGAAAGTTCAGGTATGGCGCAGATAGGCGATATGTTGGCCGGTATGCTGGATGCCTTAAAGAGCGCCTTCAAAGATCCGTTCAAGCACCTGCGTTCGAAAGGACTGGCGCAATCCGTTGTATTGGCCCGGTCGTTCGTGCGGCTCAATGATCCCGATGGACGCAAGTATGGCGGTGGCAACCGGGTGAGGAAAGTGGTATTAAAGGATAACTGGGACAAGATGACCAATCAATATGGTTCTACGTATGGCCAGGAATATGATTATTCGACCACGGAAACGTTCCTCGGACAAACAAGGACCGTCAGCAGCGGCGTGGCTTCTTACGAGCCAGGTATCGGGGGGGAAGAAAATCCTTTCCAATCCATTGTGCAGGTAGCCAATAAACTGCCCCTGGGCCCTACTTCCTATGGCGCCATTGAAATGCCTGTATTGGACGCTTTCTTTCCCTCGCCCATAGTAGGATACAGTAAGGTTACTGTACGGTCACTCAATAAGGGAGTGCCTGCCGCCCAAAAGAAATCACGCTCAGGCGTTGGCAGGCAGGTCACGGAGTTTTATACCGCCAAAGATTTCCCCGTCTATTACAACCATACCCCTTTTGATCCTTCCGTAGATAAGCAAACGCACACCGGCTCCTATAATGCGTTTTTTTACAAGCGGGCCTTCGATAGCCGGGCCCTCTCGCAGGGATTTATTGTGGCTACCAATGATATGCATGGAAAAATGAAATCCCAGTCGTCGTATGCAGAGAATGATTCCACAACAAGAATTAACTACACCGAAAACTTTTACCGCAATACCGGCAGCAAAGGATTGAATGAAAAATTTGACTTTGTCTACAACAACCTGGGCGGCGAAGTAAAGCAGGGCAATATGGGTATTGATGTTGAACTGATGACAGATACCCGTGAGTTCACTGTCAAAAGCTCCAGTCTCGAAATACAGGTGCAGGTAGACCTCTTCCCCGTCATCTTCCCTTTCTGGCTGCCCTTCATCTGGCCGGTTTTCGGCAACAGTGAAAATACCTACCGGGCAGTGACCACCACCAAAGTGATCAGCTATCATGCTATCCTGGACAGTGTCATGGTGATTGACAAAGGCAGCCAGGTATCTACTAAGAACCTGGTCTATGATGCAGAGACAGGCATATTGATCGTGAGCCGCACCAACAATGAATTTGACAAACCCATTTATACCACCAATTATCCCGCCTATTGGGCATACAGTGGCATGGGGCCGGCTTATAAAAACATTGATGCTATTTATGCTCAGGTATATTTCATTGATGGGAAAATTACCAGTGGAAATGTTCCGTTATCAGCCATTGAAAGCGGTGATGAATTATTTATTATAGATCCCGGTTCAGCGCCAACGGAATGCTCAGGCCGTCCTGTTTCTCCCGATTCAATAAAACATGTATGGGCATTAGACAAGAAAAAGAATAGCCAGTCGCTTACCTCCACCGATCCAGACTACATATTCATTGACAAAGAAGGGGAAATTTATACACGCAATAATGTAACGTTTCGCATAATACGCAGCGGTAAACGCAATTTGTTGGCTGCCTCTCTGGCGGGTGTTACACAAATGAGCAATCCGGTGGATCCTACTACGCATAAGCTGCTGGTGAATAATAATAGCAAAGTGATCAATGCATCGGCACTGGAATACCGGGAAAAATGGCAAACGGATAATAATGTGATCCGGAAGATCAATATACAATATGATCCATACACCTGTATTGGCACAGAAGTGATTGATTGCAATGGCTACCTGGAGAAGCGGATCAATCCCTACCGCAAAGGGTTTATAGGTAATTTCAGGCCGCACAGAAGCCTGGTGTTTTATGGCAGCAGAATGGGAACCACTCCGGGCACAGCTACCAATCTGCCTGACAATGGGTTCCTGAACGGGTTTAAACTATACTGGGATTTTGACGCCTATAAAAACCTAATTCCTGATGTAAGCAACACACAATGGGTATGGAACAGTGAAGTCACACGCTTCAATGCCAGGGGCATGGAGCTGGAGACCAAAGACGCCCTGAATATTTACTCAGCAGCACAATATGGGTATGACAAGACTTTGCCGGTGGCCGTTGCCAATAATGGCCGCTATCATGAAATAGCTTATGAAGGGTTTGAAGATAGTGCCTACTCAGCAACAT contains these protein-coding regions:
- a CDS encoding GumC domain-containing protein; this translates as MILHEKIDWPILCRHTRLCVLLLLVFLNGYPQSSSPAGITAPISRQNIDTFPDPLTLYDSISWQYRGACKGLNIAWYVLPPAKQPAPPVTNTSLPIVPVASKRVPLLTVHGNVQYNFLYRSFVDTPFSQNNFQQHTIQTFLTITVKDKYPLKVNLSQRISNSPYFRNFLDLHAQFDRFAYLRNARQQLLDRLAGMHGQRPDLAKAEKALKELIDQYNALKSRLSGGDVLQRIVEERERNYHRQARSRSEGPPLAASGIDLPAFDQQQLYKMGSRVKTKPASLQQADSSYTQFIDQQKKELDSLQQKMVRLQSSTDSLRNALNKSLIQLNQQVYKATSLADLNRIERENGLQREKPKGIDRFLTNLKSIGIGRSVVNYSELTAWNVSLTGFNMEYTPGIYTAIAAGKIDYGFRDFLGRNSRQKGQNFLMGRVGIGNIEKKALIFSAFTGRKYNYGSVISDTVSSYVNLAGYSVEAIFKKDENTGFSAEIAKTTKPVSGPLRNSDGMKSLWQFSDNANLGISLKGQTLIPKTGTRLSGLYRKTGESFQSFSLFTYNTDQTAWSLKADQPFFKNRVSIVGMLRRNDFISPFTEKTFKTSTVFKSIQVNVRIPKWPVVSAGYYPGTQLYIVDKERIRENAYYMFNGSLLYQYAVGNTRMLSSLIYNRYSGKGTDSGFIAYTGVSYMASHTVLFHKVQLQGVYVFTDQEQMQFYTLEANADYSLTNWLQTGAGIKYNKIAGGKAYNGSRGSLCIDIKKLGGLRLQYEKSYLPTIWQTLYPVETGTVSWFKYF